TGCCTTCCCGCAGCCCGAAGCGCTCGCGGTAGAACGGTTGGAGGTGGATCGGGGCGAAGTAGTTGCGGCAGCCGATACCTCGGGCGCGCAGCGCGTCGAGCACCCGTCCGCGGCGTTCGCGGTCGCTGCCTTCCTCGAGTGCGATGACGTAGACGAACCAGGAAATGCGCTGCTCCGCCGTGGCGGGAGGCGGCAGGATGATCCCCTCTACCTCGCCAAGGGCCTGGGCGTAGAGTTCGTAGACCTTCTGGCGGCGCTCGATGAAGCTCTCCAGGCGGCGGAGCTGGACGAGCCCCAGGGCGCAGAGGATGTCGGGGATGCGGTAGTTCCAGCCCAGGCGTTCGTGGCTCAGCCAGGTGCCGTCGGCGCCCCGGCCCTGGTTGCGCAGGGAGCGGAGGGTGGCGGCCAACTCCCGGTCGTCGGTGACCACCATGCCGCCCTCGCCGGTGGTGATCTGCTTGTTGGGATAGAAGGCGAAGCACCCGGCCCGGGCGAAGGCGCCGGCCATGCGCCCGCCGATGCGGCTGCCGAGGGCTTCGCAGGAGTCCTCGATCACCTGCAGGTCGTGGCGCCGGGCGATTTCCATGTAACGGGGCATGGGGCAGGGCCGGCCGAAGACGTGCACCGGCAGCAGCCCGCGGCAGCGGGGACCGATGGCCGCCTCGGCCGCGGCGGGGTCCATGTCCCAGGTCACCGGGTCGATGTCGGCGAACACCGGTCGCACCCCTTCGAAGAGCAGGCAGTTGCTCGAGGAGATGAAGGAGAACGGGGTGGTGACCACCTCGTCGCCGGGGCCCCAGCCCAGGGCGTGGACCAGCATGTGCAGCGCGGCGGTGCCCGAGGAGACGGCGACCGCCTCCCGGGTGCCGACGTAGCGGGCCATGGCCTGCTCGAAGGCTTCCAGCCGCGGGCCGAGGCTCAGGTGCTGATCCTCGAGAACCTCCACCACCGCGGCGATTTCCTCGGGGCCCACGTCGGGACAGGCGAGGGAGATCGTTTCGGCCATCGGCTCCACCATGGGCAACGCTCCTTGCTCCACCCCGGCCAGATTACCTCGACCCGGGAGCGGTTTCACTTCTAGAATGTCACGGTTTCCGGGGTTGTCGGCAAGTCCCTTCCCGCGGCCTCCGGCCTGGAGGATCCACGATGAGTACCCATCGCGCCGACTGGCACACCTACTTCATGAACATCGCCCGCCAGGTGGCGACGCGCTCCACCTGCGAGCGCAAGCACGTCGGCGCGGTGATCGTCCGCGACAAGCGCATCCTCTCCACCGGCTACAACGGGTCGATCCGCGGCCTGGACCACTGCGACGACGTGGGCCACATGATGGAGGCGGGGCACTGTGTCCGCACGGTGCATGCCGAGGCCAACGCCATCGTCCAGGCGGCGGCCAACGGCGTGGCCGTCGACGGCGCCGAGATCTACATCACCGCCAGCCCCTGCTGGAACTGCTTCAAGCTGGTGGCCAACGCGGGCATCCGGGCGATCTACTTCGGCGAGTTCTACCGCGACGAGCGGATCTACGATTTTGCCAAGGCTCTCGAGATCCGGCTGATCGATCTCAGCGGGAGCGGGGAGTAGGTCGAAATGCCGCGCCCGCTCAGCCGACACCCACCGGCTCCTTCGAGGCCTCGAGAAAGGACATGTCGGCCCCCGAACTCTTGAGGGTGGCGGCCATCGTTCCCTTGTCCACGGCGCGGATCCAGGCCTCCTCGGCGGTGATTTTCTTCTCCCGCACCAGTTCCATCAGCGCCTCGTTCAGGGTCACCATGCCGAACTTGCGGCCCGTCTGCATGATCGAGGGGATCTGAAAGGTCTTGCCCTCGCGGATCAGGTTGGCCACCGAGGGGATGCCGATCAGCACTTCCAGCGCCGCGACCCGGCCCCCGCCGATCTTCTTGCAGAGCGTCTGGGCGATGACGCCCTTGAGCGACTCGGAGAGCATGGTACGTACCTGGTTCTGCTGCTCGGGGGGGAACTGGTCGATGATCCTGTCCACCGTGGACACGGCGGTGGTGGTGTGCAGGGTGCCGAAGACCAGGTGGCCTGTCTCGGCGGTCTCGATGGCGATGGCGATGGTTTCGAGGTCGCGCATCTCGCCGACCAGCACGATGTCCGGATCCTCGCGCAGGGCCGCCCGCAGGGCCTTCTTGAACGAGTCCGTGTGAATCCCCACCTCGCGCTGATTGACCAGGCAGCGGATGTTCTCGTGGACGAACTCGATGGGGTCTTCGATGGTGATGATGTGATCGTTGCGGGTTTTGTTGATGTGGTCGATCAGCGCGGTCAGGGTGGTGGACTTGCCGCTGCCGGTGGGACCGGTGACCAGCACCAGCCCCTTGGTCAGTCGACACAGGTCGAGGATCTTCGGAGAGAGCCCGAGGTCGTCGGCGGTGAGGATCTTCGAGGGAATCGTTCGGAACACCGCCCCCGGGCCCTTGCGGTCGAGGAAGATGTTGGAACGGAAGCGGGCGAGCCCGGGAATTTCGTGGGCGAAGTCGGTGTCGTGGCAGCGCTCGAACTCCTCCCGGTTACGCTCGGGCATGATCGGCCAGAGCAACTCGCGGATCGCGGCGGCATCCCGGGGAGCCTCGCCCTCGATGCGCTGGATTTCCCCGTCGACCCGGAGAATCGGCACCTCTCCCGAGGAAAGGTGCAGGTCGGATCCCCCGGCTTCCACGAGCTTGTGCAGCAGCCGGTCGATCTCCAGCCCGCCGGCGGGCTCGGCGGAGGCGGCCGGAACCGCTGGCACCGGAGTCTCGGCGGCCGGCTGGGGTGCCGGTGCGACCCGGGGCGCTGGGGCGGCCTGGGGCGCTGGAGACGCCTGGGGCGCCGGGGGCGTGGGGGCCTCGGGGGTCCCGGGCGCCGGAGCCGCCGTCGGGGTGAAGACTGCCTCGAGTCCCGAGGCCGAGGCGTTCACCCGGAGCTGTATCGGCGGCAGTCCCGGACGGACGACGGTGGCTTCCAGGCTGCCCTGGCTCTGGATCTGCTCCAGCTCCGGCGCCGAGACCACCTCGGCAAGCAGGCCGAGGACCTGCTCGAGGTTGGGCTGGACGGAGGAGGCCGGCTGCAGGCCTTCGGGCAGGAGGAAGGCGGGGGAGCGGCCGGCGACGAGCTGCAATTCCCGGGCCTTGCGGTCGTACATCGCCTGGAAGAAACGGTCGAGCTTGGCCACCTGGGATCTCCACGCGGGCACTCTGCGCGCCGGCGGTGGCCGGCGCGGCGCCCCTGCGAAGAATCTAGGAACCGCGGGCGGAAAAGAAAAGGCCGGAGCCGTGGGGGCTCCGGCCTTTTCCGGATCGCGCCGCATCGGTGCGGATCGGGGGGCTACTGGACCAGGATCGTCACCTTGTCGATCTGGAGCGGCTCCCGCGGCGCGCCGGACGAAGTGCCGGCCCGCTCGAGGGCATCGAGGGTCTCGAAGCCGTCGACCACGCGGCCGAAGACGGTGTGCTTACCGTCGAGCCAGGGGGTGGGCTTGAAGATGATGAAGAACTGGCTGCCGTCGGTTCTCGGCCGGCCGGTGTTGGCCGTGGAGAGCACGCCTCGCCGATCGTGCCGGACGTTCATCTTGGTCTCCCCGGCGAAGCGGTAACCCGGCCCGCCCCGGCCGTTGCCCAGCGGGCAGCCGCCCTGGGCCATGAAGCCCGGGATCACCCGGTGGAAGGCCAGGCCGTCGTAAAAACCCAGCCGCGCCAGGTAGATGAAGTTGGTGACGTGCATCGGCGCGGCCTTGGGCAGCAGTTCGATCTTCATCGAGCCCTTGTTGGTCTTCATCAGGGCGAAGTACTTGCGCCCCTTGGTGAAGGTGACCTTCGCGGGGAGGGGAAGCTGGACCCGCCAGGCCCCGTCGCTCTTGTCGATCTCGGCCTTGGCGATCATGGCGTCGATGGCTGCCAGGGCGGCATCGGGCGCCGGGGCGGGCGCGGCCTCGGTGGCCAGCGCCGCGGGCAGCGCCAGGGCCAGCAAGGTCCACAGGGCAAGGATGTTCCGCTTCATCGATCTCTCCTAGTAGTACCAGCTGAGCACGGCGTAGAGCTGCGGGCTGCGGCGGAAACGAGACCCCGTGCGGGCCACGTGATCTCCGGCCTGGATCGTCCGGGTGGCGGCGGGCTTGCGGTAGCCCACGTCGGGGGTGTAGGACGAGAAGAGATCGCGCACGAACGACTTGTGTTCGGTCTGCAACCAGCCGAGTTCGAGTTTGAGGTTCTGGTCGCGGACGTACCATGTCACGCCGCCGCCCCACTGGCGCAGGCGCTCGCTCAGGGCGATCCAGGAGGGCCGGTCTTCGATCACCGGGGTGTCGGTCTGGCCGGTGTTGGTCAGCACCGGCGGCCCGAGTTCGGTCGCGACCGGGTCGACGATGCCGAAATCGGGCTGCTGGGCCTCGACCCAGCGGCCGACGACCTCCCAGTTCCGGGCCACGAAGAGGCCGACTTCGATTTGCCACACCTCCAGGTCCTGGTCATCACGACGCAGGACCACGGCGGAGGTGGGAATTGGGATGCCCAGCACGTGGTCCGCTTCGGGCCCCGCGTTGACCAGGCGGTTGTTTTCGTAGGTCCACTTCTGCCAGCTCGTCAGCAGGGTCACGGCTTCGGCCCGGTAGCCGAAGAAGAGCTCGAAGCCATCCCGCGAGACCGAGGGCTCGCACTCGGCCCCGGCCACCGGCAGACAGAGACCCTTGGTCTGCGAGTCGACCATGCCGAGGGAGTTCTTGACGAAGGCGGCGCCCACGGTGACCTGTTCTTCGTCCGGGCGCTCGTAGCGCGGCGAGTCGGAGTCGAAGCCGTCGGGACCGGTCA
This portion of the Acidobacteriota bacterium genome encodes:
- a CDS encoding DegT/DnrJ/EryC1/StrS family aminotransferase, which encodes MVEPMAETISLACPDVGPEEIAAVVEVLEDQHLSLGPRLEAFEQAMARYVGTREAVAVSSGTAALHMLVHALGWGPGDEVVTTPFSFISSSNCLLFEGVRPVFADIDPVTWDMDPAAAEAAIGPRCRGLLPVHVFGRPCPMPRYMEIARRHDLQVIEDSCEALGSRIGGRMAGAFARAGCFAFYPNKQITTGEGGMVVTDDRELAATLRSLRNQGRGADGTWLSHERLGWNYRIPDILCALGLVQLRRLESFIERRQKVYELYAQALGEVEGIILPPPATAEQRISWFVYVIALEEGSDRERRGRVLDALRARGIGCRNYFAPIHLQPFYRERFGLREGMFPVTESVAARTIALPFHTRLDEGQVGRVAEALREALAQP
- a CDS encoding cytidine/deoxycytidylate deaminase family protein is translated as MSTHRADWHTYFMNIARQVATRSTCERKHVGAVIVRDKRILSTGYNGSIRGLDHCDDVGHMMEAGHCVRTVHAEANAIVQAAANGVAVDGAEIYITASPCWNCFKLVANAGIRAIYFGEFYRDERIYDFAKALEIRLIDLSGSGE
- a CDS encoding type IV pilus twitching motility protein PilT, whose translation is MAKLDRFFQAMYDRKARELQLVAGRSPAFLLPEGLQPASSVQPNLEQVLGLLAEVVSAPELEQIQSQGSLEATVVRPGLPPIQLRVNASASGLEAVFTPTAAPAPGTPEAPTPPAPQASPAPQAAPAPRVAPAPQPAAETPVPAVPAASAEPAGGLEIDRLLHKLVEAGGSDLHLSSGEVPILRVDGEIQRIEGEAPRDAAAIRELLWPIMPERNREEFERCHDTDFAHEIPGLARFRSNIFLDRKGPGAVFRTIPSKILTADDLGLSPKILDLCRLTKGLVLVTGPTGSGKSTTLTALIDHINKTRNDHIITIEDPIEFVHENIRCLVNQREVGIHTDSFKKALRAALREDPDIVLVGEMRDLETIAIAIETAETGHLVFGTLHTTTAVSTVDRIIDQFPPEQQNQVRTMLSESLKGVIAQTLCKKIGGGRVAALEVLIGIPSVANLIREGKTFQIPSIMQTGRKFGMVTLNEALMELVREKKITAEEAWIRAVDKGTMAATLKSSGADMSFLEASKEPVGVG
- a CDS encoding peptidylprolyl isomerase — protein: MKRNILALWTLLALALPAALATEAAPAPAPDAALAAIDAMIAKAEIDKSDGAWRVQLPLPAKVTFTKGRKYFALMKTNKGSMKIELLPKAAPMHVTNFIYLARLGFYDGLAFHRVIPGFMAQGGCPLGNGRGGPGYRFAGETKMNVRHDRRGVLSTANTGRPRTDGSQFFIIFKPTPWLDGKHTVFGRVVDGFETLDALERAGTSSGAPREPLQIDKVTILVQ
- a CDS encoding porin, producing the protein MKLRSMGALLAVLAAGAVALPSLAGEASADEQGIRIAEGEHFSLDMHFFAEVAVNRSRDELDYSGSFYGWLGNNDEEIAFPYATGDAFSSDAGIRFPQQQGFDLQRARAIFTGKAVADWLTFRLESETRGGGTDMELLDAWVRIRAGEQWALTFGQFKTPFGFFQLQRSWRQLLPRLSPATTYISPERDPGFQIDWRRGRFHAQAAVQNGSGRNTYDTDTDQQIALRFELTGPDGFDSDSPRYERPDEEQVTVGAAFVKNSLGMVDSQTKGLCLPVAGAECEPSVSRDGFELFFGYRAEAVTLLTSWQKWTYENNRLVNAGPEADHVLGIPIPTSAVVLRRDDQDLEVWQIEVGLFVARNWEVVGRWVEAQQPDFGIVDPVATELGPPVLTNTGQTDTPVIEDRPSWIALSERLRQWGGGVTWYVRDQNLKLELGWLQTEHKSFVRDLFSSYTPDVGYRKPAATRTIQAGDHVARTGSRFRRSPQLYAVLSWYY